AACTTGGAGTTTCAAGGGTACTTCATACTAGTACTAGCGAAGTTTACGGAACCGCTCGATTCGTACCGATAACAGAGGACCACCCTTTGCAGGGGCAATCCCCGTATTCCGCAACCAAAATTGCCGCGGATCAACTAACCTATTCTTTTTATGCGTCTTTCGGATTGCCCGTAAGTATTGTTAGGCCTTTTAATACCTATGGTCCACGCCAATCAGCCAGGGCCGTATTGCCTACAATCATTACACAAATAGCCAATGGAGTTCGGAAACTGAAATTGGGATCGATTCACCCGACTCGGGATTTCAATTATGTCAAGGATACGGTAAGAGGTTTCATCGCTGTGGCATCCTCCGAGGAGGCGATTGGAGAAGTGATCAATATCGGCAGTAATTATGAAATTTCAATTGGAGATTCAGCAAATCTAATTGCCGAAATTATGGGGGTAGAGATAGAAATCGAAACAGACGACAAGCGATTGCGTCCATCCAACAGTGAGGTTGAACGTCTATGGGCGGATAATACAAAGGCTCGTGAAGTCTGCGGATGGGAGCCCGAATATGGCGGTCTTGAAGGGTTCAGGCGTGGCCTTATAGAAACAGTAGATTGGTTTACTGATCCTACAAACCTCTCCAATTATAAATCAGGTATTTACAATATCTAACTTTCTTACTGATACAAGTGCCAACTTCTAAAGAATTAATTGCAAAACGCATTCTTGAGACCGTCCGCCAGGTCATTCCCTTGGGACATGGACCAGTTGCTCTTCACGAGCCTGAGTTCAGAGGCAACGAATGGAATTACTTGAAGGAATGCATCGACACAGGCTGGGTCTCATCAGTCGGCAAATTTGTGAATCGATTCGAACACATGTTGTCAGATTATACTGGCGCAGCACATGCAATAGCTACTGTCAATGGCACAGCGACGCTACATGTCGCTTTGCTTCTTGCGGGAGTACAGCCAGATGACGAAGTTCTGATTCCAGCGCTGACGTTTATTGCTACGGCCAACGCTGTCGCTTATTGCGGAGCGACACCACACTTTGTAGACAGTGCCTATGACTCTCTTGGTCTAGGCCCGAAAGCGTTGGACGAGTATTTGAAAAGTATCTCTGAACCAAAAGATAATTCGTTGATCAATCGAGTTACTGGTAAGACAATCCGGGCCGTTGTTCCCATGCACACGTTTGGTCATCCCGTTGACATGGATGGTTTGTGTGAAGTTTGCCAGAAATACTCACTGACAATAGTGGAAGATGCCGCCGAATCACTCGGTTCAACCTACCACGGGAAACATACGGGTCGATTCGGACGAATCTCTGCCCTAAGCTTCAACGGCAACAAGATCGTCACCACAGGTGGTGGGGGCGCCATTCTGACTGACGATCCAGAACTTGCCCGCAGGGGTAAACATATTACAACTACTGCGCGGATACCTAACCGATGGGCGATAAGCCATGATGAGATCGGTTTCAACTATCGAATGCCTAATTTAAATGCGGCGCTTGGCTGCGCTCAGCTTGAGGCGCTGCCGGAATTTCTCTCCCGCAAGCGGCGATTGGCAGAACGATATGAAGAAGCGTTCGACGGGATTGAAGACGCTACTTTTGTATCCGAGCCGGTCGGAACCAGAAGTAATTACTGGCTTAACTCAATCCTTTTGTCGGAAGACGTTGCGCACACAAGAGAAGATGTATTAGAATGTTTGAATGACGAAGGTATTATGGCCCGGCCATGTTGGACTCTGATGCATCGGCTTCCCATGTATCAGAATTGCCCACGAGCGCCATTGCCTGTAGCGGAAGACATTGAGCGACGATTGATCAATTTGCCGAGTAGCGCAAATTTGGCATGAACGATTCATATCGAAAAATTTGTGTTGTAACCGGCAGTAGAGCTGAATATGGTCTGCTTCAACCTGTGATATCAGCTCTAAACTCAGACGAACGTTTTGAGATGCAGTTGATAGTGACAGGTATGCATCTATCTCCGGAATTTGGTTACACGGTTTCGGCAATCGAAGATGACGGTTATGAAATCGCTGAGAGAGTTGAATCATTGATTTCCGGTGACACCCCAGCGGCAATAACCAAATCGATCGGGCTAGGGGTGATAGGGTTTGCCGATGTTTTCCGTCGATTGACGCCGGACTGGCTCCTTATATTGGGTGATCGATTTGAGGTGTTCGCAGCAGCACAGGCAGCGTTGGTTGCAAACATACCGATCGCTCATATCGCTGGGGGTGACACCACAGAAGGCGCTTTCGATGAAGCCATAAGACATTGCATAACCAAAAT
The sequence above is a segment of the Desulfomonilaceae bacterium genome. Coding sequences within it:
- a CDS encoding NAD-dependent 4,6-dehydratase LegB: MNRLGPGHFLYRKLDLTKQKILVTGADGFIGSHLTEELVRAGYDVRSFVFYNSFNSWGWLDHSPPEIRDQLDVFAGDIRDPYGVRESMRGCDVVFHLAALIAIPYSYHSPDTYVDTNMKGTLNVLQAARELGVSRVLHTSTSEVYGTARFVPITEDHPLQGQSPYSATKIAADQLTYSFYASFGLPVSIVRPFNTYGPRQSARAVLPTIITQIANGVRKLKLGSIHPTRDFNYVKDTVRGFIAVASSEEAIGEVINIGSNYEISIGDSANLIAEIMGVEIEIETDDKRLRPSNSEVERLWADNTKAREVCGWEPEYGGLEGFRRGLIETVDWFTDPTNLSNYKSGIYNI
- a CDS encoding LegC family aminotransferase translates to MPTSKELIAKRILETVRQVIPLGHGPVALHEPEFRGNEWNYLKECIDTGWVSSVGKFVNRFEHMLSDYTGAAHAIATVNGTATLHVALLLAGVQPDDEVLIPALTFIATANAVAYCGATPHFVDSAYDSLGLGPKALDEYLKSISEPKDNSLINRVTGKTIRAVVPMHTFGHPVDMDGLCEVCQKYSLTIVEDAAESLGSTYHGKHTGRFGRISALSFNGNKIVTTGGGGAILTDDPELARRGKHITTTARIPNRWAISHDEIGFNYRMPNLNAALGCAQLEALPEFLSRKRRLAERYEEAFDGIEDATFVSEPVGTRSNYWLNSILLSEDVAHTREDVLECLNDEGIMARPCWTLMHRLPMYQNCPRAPLPVAEDIERRLINLPSSANLA